CAAGGATACTACCGGCCATATAATTACGTACCAGTGATAACTCTTCTTCACCTACCGGCTCATTGCGCAGGCCTTCCATTTCTTTATACACTTCGGCAACAGTTGCTTCCGATACATCTTTTCCTGCTTCTGTGCTGATCACCCAGGCGCTTTGCTGAATGTGATTTTCCAGGTAACTGTAGATACCGTAGGTATAGCCCTTGTCTTCACGAATGTTATTCATCAGGCGTGAGCCAAAGAAGCCACCAAACAGGTTGTTCAACACCATTACTTTCAAGAAGTCGGGGTGGTGACGATTAGGAAACGGCGTACCCATACGAATGGCGCCTTGCACACCATTTGGATCATTGATCACTCTATACTTTTTTTCATCAGCTGGGTGTGAAGGAAGATCTGCTATTGCAATGGGGCTGTTTTGCAGGTCACCGAAATTGGCTTCCAGCAATTCAAAAATGTTCTTGGGTAGCTTACCTGCTACAAAGATGATCAGCTTACCATTTTGGTAATATTGTTTGTAAAACTGCTGAAGACTTTCACGTGTGATGGCATCAAAATCTTCAAAGCGGCTGTAACGGCCATAAGGATGCTGCTCGCCATACAAGTAGGCATCGATCAAACGGGTAGCCACGAAGTCGCCTTTCTTCAAGTTTACATTCAGGCGTTGCTTCATGTTTTGTTTGTAGATATCTAACTCCTCTTGCGGGAAGGTGCACTCTGTAATGATCTCGCGCATTACTGGCAACAACTCTTGCAGGTGTTTGCTTAAGCTATGCAGGGTAATGGTAGATGTTTCATTATAGCAGGCGCGGTTCAGGTAAGAACCATAGTATTCAAAATGTTCATTGATCTGGAACGCTGATTTATTTTTAGTGCCGTTCTTCAGCAGGAAATTAGTGC
This genomic interval from Flavisolibacter tropicus contains the following:
- a CDS encoding M16 family metallopeptidase is translated as MPTTETLNRKKAPAIKDAVHLNLTLKPYEKYTLKNGVDVYAIDAGAEEVLMLDCVFYAGNWYEQHNLEAASTNFLLKNGTKNKSAFQINEHFEYYGSYLNRACYNETSTITLHSLSKHLQELLPVMREIITECTFPQEELDIYKQNMKQRLNVNLKKGDFVATRLIDAYLYGEQHPYGRYSRFEDFDAITRESLQQFYKQYYQNGKLIIFVAGKLPKNIFELLEANFGDLQNSPIAIADLPSHPADEKKYRVINDPNGVQGAIRMGTPFPNRHHPDFLKVMVLNNLFGGFFGSRLMNNIREDKGYTYGIYSYLENHIQQSAWVISTEAGKDVSEATVAEVYKEMEGLRNEPVGEEELSLVRNYMAGSILGDLDGPFQILNRWKNIILNGLDEQYFYNQLNTIRTVSAQELQELANKYLHPEKFYELIVI